The Salvelinus namaycush isolate Seneca chromosome 16, SaNama_1.0, whole genome shotgun sequence genome has a segment encoding these proteins:
- the LOC120060684 gene encoding XK-related protein 7-like, whose translation MAAKSDGAPVSLRNDIPPECLSGSAQRSPQCHPARKRYSLLDCSWTICALLVFFSDGASDLWLAADYYLRRNYWWFALTLVFVIVPSVVVQVLSFRWFAYDYSDTNDSSTAAAAVVAASGAKSHFSTKDSEQGGAGGDAAVGALPTTGTMGGARGCCRALMWLFQCFIHIFQLAQVWRYVHALYLGVQSRWRGDHERRHYYWRMMFESADISMLRLLESFLKSAPQLVLQLSIMVQASQVLPLQGLSASASLVSLSWMIASYQKVLRDSRDDKLPMSYKAVIVQILWHLFTIGARTMAFALFASVFQLYFGIFIVAHWCIMTFWIIQGETDFCMSKWEEIIYNMVVGIVYVFCWFSVREGRTRCRMLVYSVVVFIENVALTTFWYLYRAPQTSDFNSLLTVCMVASSYALGTFFMFVYYCLLHPDGPISGWGWGVPEEIAVESCLSPASSLPPDVVASPPRTLQRTKGGDREQMGGANSDVFLVRTLKRGVKATLPPLAPSTEGPVIRIDLPRKKYPAWDAHFIDRRLRKTILVLEGAAPVTPRIQYRCLGSPTEVMEYETTV comes from the exons TGGTGTTCTTTTCGGACGGGGCCTCAGACCTGTGGCTGGCCGCGGACTACTACCTCAGGCGGAACTACTGGTGGTTTGCATTGACACTGGTCTTCGTGATAGTTCCATCTGTGGTGGTTCAGGTGTTGAGTTTTAGGTGGTTCGCCTATGATTATTCGGATACCAACGACAGTAGCACAGCCGCAGCTGCCGTGGTCGCAGCATCCGGAGCGAAGAGCCATTTCAGCACCAAGGACAGCGAGCAAGGGGGCGCTGGCGGTGATGCTGCGGTCGGGGCATTGCCTACGACCGGCACTATGGGAGGCGCCCGGGGCTGCTGCAGAGCCCTTATGTGGCTCTTTCAATGCTTCATCCATATATTTCAGCTAGCACAGGTCTGGAG GTATGTCCATGCCTTGTACTTGGGGGTGCAGAGTCGCTGGCGTGGGGACCATGAGCGTCGTCACTACTACTGGCGCATGATGTTTGAGAGCGCTGACATCAGCATGCTGCGCCTGCTGGAGTCCTTCCTGAAGAGCGCCCCCCAGCTGGTCCTGCAGCTAAGCATCATGGTCCAGGCCAGCCAGGTCCTCCCGCTGCAGG gcctctCAGCCTCTGCCTCGCTGGTGTCCCTGTCCTGGATGATCGCCTCCTACCAGAAGGTTCTGAGGGACTCCCGGGACGACAAGCTGCCCATGTCCTACAAGGCCGTCATTGTGCAAATCCTGTGGCACCTGTTTACCATCGGAGCCCGTACGATGGCCTTCGCCCTGTTCGCCTCCGTATTCCAGCTCTACTTTGGTATCTTCATTGTGGCCCATTGGTGCATCATGACATTCTGGATCATTCAAGGCGAAACAGACTTCTGCATGTCCAAATGGGAGGAGATCATCTATAACATGGTGGTCGGCATTGTGTATGTTTTCTGTTGGTTTAGCGTGAGGGAGGGGCGCACACGCTGCCGTATGCTCGTCTACAGTGTGGTTGTATTTATTGAGAACGTGGCACTCACCACATTCTGGTATCTGTACCGCGCCCCACAGACGTCAGACTTCAATTCCCTACTCACAGTGTGTATGGTGGCCAGTAGCTACGCTCTGGGGACCTTCTTTATGTTTGTATACTACTGCCTGCTGCACCCTGACGGTCCTATCTCAGGTTGGGGATGGGGGGTGCCGGAGGAGATAGCAGTGGAGTCCTGCCTTTCCCcagcttcctctctccctccagatgtAGTGGCCAGCCCCCCCAGGACCCTGCAGAGGACTAAAGGGGGAGACCGTGAGCAGATGGGAGGGGCTAATTCAGACGTGTTTCTGGTACGAACACTTAAAAGAGGAGTCAAAGCCACTCTCCCACCCCTTGCCCCTAGTACAGAGGGGCCAGTCATCCGTATTGACTTGCCCAGGAAGAAGTACCCTGCCTGGGATGCCCACTTCATTGACCGCCGGCTGCGCAAAACCATCCTGGTGCTCGAGGGTGCTGCTCCGGTCACACCAAGGATCCAGTACCGCTGTCTAGGCTCTCCCACAGAGGTGATGGAGTATGAGACCACGGTGTGA